GCGCGCCAGCACCTCGTCAACGGTGTGGCGCACACCGTCCTTCATGCGCCACGTGTCGGGGTTGTGGCAGTACTGGCATCTCAGGCCGCACCCTGCCATGAACAGCGTCATGCGGGTTCCTGGGCCGTCGGCGCCCGTCACGAGGTCCCAGGAGTGGACCGAGCCAGCCGTGTTGTCGACGAGGCTCTCGCTCGCCGCTAGTTCAGCGTCGGCGATCTCCATGGGGGGCCCGAGCGTGACGTCGACCGGTACCGATTCGTTGGTCACAATTGCTCCAGACTTCCGGGGTTGCCAACACTACGACAGCGGCGCCCCTGCCTTCCGGACGGGGCGCCGTACTGTCAGTAGTGTTACAGGCCCGCGTGGAACGTGCGCGACAGGACGTCGAGCTGCTGCTCGCGCGTGAGCCGCACAAAGTTGACGGCGTAGCCCGAGACCCGGATGGTGAGCTGCGGGTAGTTCTCCGGGTGCTCCATGGCGTCTTCGAGCGTCTCGCGGTTGAGCACGTTGACGTTCATGTGGAAGCCCTGGCTCACCGTGTAAGCGTCAAGGATGCCGACCATGTTGGTGACCTGCTCGTCGCGGTCGCGACCAAGGGCCGAGGGCACGATCGAGGTGGTGAGCGAGATGCCGTCTTCAGCGTCCTCGTAAGGAAGCTTTGCGACGGACAACGCCGACGCCATGATGCCGTGCACGTCGCGCCCGTTCATGGGGTTGGCGCCAGGGGCAAAAGGCTCGCCGAGACGACGACCATCTGGCGTGTTGCCGGTGGCCTTGCCGTAGACCACGTTGGACGTGATGGTCAGCACCGACTGGGTGTGCTTCGCGCCGCGGTAGGTCTTCTGCTTGCGGATCTTGTTCATGAAGCGGCGGACCAGGTCCACCGCAATGTCGTCCGCGCGGTCGTCATCATTGCCGTAGGTGGGGTATTCGCCCTCGACCTCGTAGTCGGTGATCAAGCCGGTCTCGTCGCGCACAGGCTTGACCTTCGCGTACTTGATGGCCGACAGCGAGTCCGTGGCGACCGACAGGCCAGCGATACCGCAAGCCATGGTGCGCAGGACGTCCTTGTCGTGAAGCGCCATCTCGATGCGCTCGTAGGCGTACTTGTCGTGCATGTAGTGGATGACGTTGAGGGCGTCGACGTACGTCTCTGCCAACCAGTCAAGGAAGGTGTCGAACTTGCCCATGACGTCGTCGAAGTCGAGCACGTCACCCGCGACGGGTGCCAGCGTCGGCGATACCTGCTTGCCGCTCACCTCGTCGCGACCGCCGTTGATGGCGTACAGGAGGCCCTTGGCAAGGTTGACGCGAGCTCCGAAGAACTGCATCTGCTTGCCGACCTCCATGCCGGAGACGCAGCAAGCGATCGCCGCGTCGTCACCGCACTGTGAGCGCAGCAGCTCGTCCGACTCGTACTGGACTGCGGAGGTGTCGATCGACACCTTGGCGCAGAACTCCTTGAAGCCGAGCGGCAAGCGGTCGCTCCACAGCACCGTCATGTTCGGCTCAGGTGCGGGGCCGAGGTTGTACAGCGTGTGCAGGTAGCGGAACGTGGTCTTGGAGACGAGCGAGCGGCCGTCCTCACCAAGCCCTGCGAGGGACTCGGTCACCCACAGCGGGTCGCCGGAGAACAGCGCGTCGTACTCGGGCGTGCGCAGGAAGCGGACGATGCGCAGCTTGATGACGAAGTCGTCGATCAGCTCTTGAGCCTCGACCTCGGTCAGCGTGCCCTCTTGGAGGTCGCGCTCGATGTAGCAGTCCAGGAACGTCGAGGTGCGCCCGAGCGACATGGCCGCACCGTTCTGCTCCTTGACCGCCGCGAGGTAGGCGAAGTACAGCCACTGAACGGCTTCCTTCGCGTTGGTCGCAGGCTTCGAGATGTCGTAGCCGTACGAAGCGGCCATCTGCTTGAGCTCGTTCAGCGCCTTGATCTGCTCCGAGTTCTCTTCGCGGTCGCGAATGATGTCTTCGGTGGAGCGCTGCATGTCGAGCTCGACACGGTCGTTCTTCTTGGCCTGGATCAGCGCGTCAACGCCGTACAGGGCGACGCGACGGTAGTCGCCGATGATGCGACCGCGACCATAGGCGTCGGGAAGGCCTGTGATGATGTGACTCGAGCGGGCGGCGCGCACGTTCGGGGGGTAGGCGTCAAACACGCCGTCGTTGTGGGTCTTGCGGTAGGTCGAGAAGACGGTCTCCAACTCCGGGTCAACCGGGTAGCCGTAGGTCTCGAGCTCCTTGACCACCATGCGCCAGCCGCCGTACGGCATGATCGCGCGCTTGAGTGGTGCGTCTGTCTGCAGGCCGACAATCAGGTTGTCGTCCTCACTGATGTAACCGGGCGCGTGCGACGTGATGGTCGCCGGCGTCTTCCAGTCGATGTCGTAGACACCCTTTTCGCGCTCCTGGGGGAACATGCCCAGCAGCGTCTGCCACACGCGCGTGGTGCGCTCTGTTGGCCCCGCGAGGAAGGTGTCATCCCCGGTGTACTCGGTGTACGCGCACTGAATGAATCCGCGCACGTCGATGGTGTCTGTCCAGGGCCCGGTGGGGAACGAACGCCAGGCGTCAAGCTGCTGGGCGTCAGACTCGGGGTGGGTGGTTCCTTTGGCCGCGATTGTCATCTCGGTAAAACCTTCCTGCATGGGGAAATGCATGGGGAGTAGGCGCTGTAGCACCGTTACCGCCCAGGGTATGCCCTGTGGGCACGGGAATCTCAGGACTTTTGACCTCAAGGTCCTGGGTCCCAAGTGCCGACTTCGCCGGTGACGATGCGGCCCGCTACAGTGACTGCAATGTCCCGAGAGCCTGTATCCGTGGCACGCACCAGGGGAGTGACAATGACGTTGACGTACAGGACGGCTGGGCGCACGCTCGCGGCAGTCGCGTGCTCGAGCCTGATTCTAGGCGCGTGCGGATTGCTGGGCGACGACGCTTCCCCCTCCCCCAGCGCCACGGTTCCCGCTGGCGATGTCGTCACGGTGTCGGTCGCCTATTGGGGCGACTTCGGGCTCGAGGCTCTCGCCGTCGAATATGAGGAGTTGCGCCCCGAGGTCAACATCGAACTGATCTCCGGCAACTACAACGAACTCCACGACGAGCTCCAGCGCCAGATTGTGGCGGAAGCTGGCGCGCCGAGCATCGTCGCCATTGGCGAGGACTACATCGGCAAGTTTGCCGCCCAGCCCGACGCCTTCGCCGACCTCCTGACCTTCAATGCTGGCGATTACCAGGAACGTTATCTCGAATGGAAGTGGGCTCAGGGTTCCACTCCTGACGGCTCGCAATTGGTGGGCATCGGCGCCGACGTCTCGGGCTTGGCCCTCTGTTATCGGCGCGACTTGTTCGAGAACGCCGGGCTTCCGGTCGAGAGAGAGGCCGTTGAGCGGGCCATGGCCGACTCATGGGAAGGCTTCCTTGAGCTGGGCAAGCAGTATGAAGCTGCGGGCGGCGCGGGGGCCTTCCTTGACGACGCTGGCACGCTGCTCAAGCCCGTGCGCGCGCAGACGGGCGCGAGCTATTTCGCCGCCGAGGGCACGTTGGCGCTCGAGCCAGTCAAGCCCGCTTTTGACGTGGCGCTTAGCGCGATCGACTCCGGTTTGTCGGCAGGGGTGATCCCCTTTACCGACCAGTGGGACACGGGTCTCGACAGCGGCACGTTCGCGGCGACCCTATGTCCCGTGTGGGGAATGGGATACATCCAGAGCGTCCTGGAGACCAATGGCGGCAGCGCCAAGTGGGATATCGCCGACATCCCTGGTCCCGGGGGGTCCTGGGGCGGCTCCTTCTACGCGATCCCCTCTCAAGGCACGCCGTCCGAGCAGGAATCCGCGTGGGAGTTCCTGAGCTGGTTGATCCAACCAGAACAGCAACTGCGTGTCTTCCAAGCGACGGGTTCTCTGCCCTCGCAGCCTGACCTGTATGAGGACGACTCCGTTGAGTCCTACAAGCTTCCCTTCTTCAACGACGCCCCGGTGGGGCCGATCCTGGCCAGGGCCGTGACCGAGTTGCCCACGCAAAGCCTCTACTCCCCCAACAACGGGGTGATTGAGGTGACCTTGCAGGACGTGTTGAGCGAGGTGCAGTCAGGCAACGTGGGCAGCGCCGACGCTTGGGCGGTGGCGACAGAGGCTGCCACCTTGGCGGTGGGCACGACCGAGTAGGCGCGGCTGAGGCCGCTAGAACGTCCTGGACTCGCCTGTGGCGCGTAGCGTGATGCCGTCGGCGAAGGGCATCAGCGCCTCGACGCCAAACAGCGGATAGACCGTCACCTCGATCGTCACGGTGGCTGTGGACTGGTCGGGGGCCTCGACG
The Demequina sp. TMPB413 DNA segment above includes these coding regions:
- the pflB gene encoding formate C-acetyltransferase gives rise to the protein MTIAAKGTTHPESDAQQLDAWRSFPTGPWTDTIDVRGFIQCAYTEYTGDDTFLAGPTERTTRVWQTLLGMFPQEREKGVYDIDWKTPATITSHAPGYISEDDNLIVGLQTDAPLKRAIMPYGGWRMVVKELETYGYPVDPELETVFSTYRKTHNDGVFDAYPPNVRAARSSHIITGLPDAYGRGRIIGDYRRVALYGVDALIQAKKNDRVELDMQRSTEDIIRDREENSEQIKALNELKQMAASYGYDISKPATNAKEAVQWLYFAYLAAVKEQNGAAMSLGRTSTFLDCYIERDLQEGTLTEVEAQELIDDFVIKLRIVRFLRTPEYDALFSGDPLWVTESLAGLGEDGRSLVSKTTFRYLHTLYNLGPAPEPNMTVLWSDRLPLGFKEFCAKVSIDTSAVQYESDELLRSQCGDDAAIACCVSGMEVGKQMQFFGARVNLAKGLLYAINGGRDEVSGKQVSPTLAPVAGDVLDFDDVMGKFDTFLDWLAETYVDALNVIHYMHDKYAYERIEMALHDKDVLRTMACGIAGLSVATDSLSAIKYAKVKPVRDETGLITDYEVEGEYPTYGNDDDRADDIAVDLVRRFMNKIRKQKTYRGAKHTQSVLTITSNVVYGKATGNTPDGRRLGEPFAPGANPMNGRDVHGIMASALSVAKLPYEDAEDGISLTTSIVPSALGRDRDEQVTNMVGILDAYTVSQGFHMNVNVLNRETLEDAMEHPENYPQLTIRVSGYAVNFVRLTREQQLDVLSRTFHAGL
- a CDS encoding ABC transporter substrate-binding protein — protein: MARTRGVTMTLTYRTAGRTLAAVACSSLILGACGLLGDDASPSPSATVPAGDVVTVSVAYWGDFGLEALAVEYEELRPEVNIELISGNYNELHDELQRQIVAEAGAPSIVAIGEDYIGKFAAQPDAFADLLTFNAGDYQERYLEWKWAQGSTPDGSQLVGIGADVSGLALCYRRDLFENAGLPVEREAVERAMADSWEGFLELGKQYEAAGGAGAFLDDAGTLLKPVRAQTGASYFAAEGTLALEPVKPAFDVALSAIDSGLSAGVIPFTDQWDTGLDSGTFAATLCPVWGMGYIQSVLETNGGSAKWDIADIPGPGGSWGGSFYAIPSQGTPSEQESAWEFLSWLIQPEQQLRVFQATGSLPSQPDLYEDDSVESYKLPFFNDAPVGPILARAVTELPTQSLYSPNNGVIEVTLQDVLSEVQSGNVGSADAWAVATEAATLAVGTTE